One Anolis carolinensis isolate JA03-04 chromosome 4, rAnoCar3.1.pri, whole genome shotgun sequence DNA window includes the following coding sequences:
- the gfod1 gene encoding glucose-fructose oxidoreductase domain-containing protein 1 isoform X2 → MSSKAAGGIYLRPWRDYTSWNGQCCGIGKNVICDRTATPLDAFRMMSAAHYYPKLMSIMGNVLRFLPAFVKMKQLIQEGYVGELLVCEVQVHSGSLLGKKYNWSCDDLMGGGGLHSVGTYIIDLLTFLTGQKAVKVHGLLKTFVKQTDHIKGIRQITSDDFCTFQMVLEGGVCCTVTLNFNVPGEFKQDIVVVGSSGRLIVIGTDLYGQSNNSQQKELLLKDSTPVSNALLPEKAFSDIPSPYLRGTIKMVQAVREAFEDQDDRRTWDGRPLTMAATFDDCLYALCVVDTIKKSNQLGEWQNIVIMTEEPELSPAYLISEAMRRSRMSLYC, encoded by the coding sequence GAATTGGGAAGAATGTCATCTGTGACAGGACCGCTACTCCATTGGATGCCTTTAGGATGATGTCTGCTGCCCACTATTATCCTAAGCTCATGAGCATTATGGGTAACGTTCTCCGCTTCCTGCCTGCCTTTGTGAAGATGAAGCAGCTGATCCAAGAGGGCTACGTTGGAGAGCTGCTGGTGTGTGAGGTACAGGTCCACAGTGGGAGCCTGCTGGGGAAAAAGTACAACTGGAGCTGCGATGACTTGATGGGCGGCGGAGGGTTGCACTCAGTTGGCACCTACATCATTGACCTTTTGACCTTCCTAACTGGCCAGAAGGCTGTCAAAGTCCATGGGCTGCTAAAGACCTTTGTGAAACAGACGGACCACATCAAGGGAATCCGCCAAATCACGAGCGATGACTTTTGTACTTTTCAAATGGTCCTGGAAGGAGGAGTGTGTTGCACTGTTACGCTCAACTTCAACGTGCCTGGGGAATTTAAACAGGATATCGTTGTGGTGGGTTCCAGTGGGCGGCTGATTGTGATAGGCACCGATTTATATGGGCAGAGCAATAACTCACAACAGAAGGAGCTTCTTTTGAAGGACTCCACGCCAGTCAGCAATGCCTTGTTACCGGAAAAGGCCTTCAGTGACATCCCGTCCCCTTACCTCCGGGGGACAATAAAGATGGTGCAAGCCGTCAGGGAGGCATTTGAGGATCAGGATGACCGGCGAACGTGGGATGGGCGACCGCTCACAATGGCTGCCACTTTTGATGACTGTCTATATGCTTTGTGTGTGGTGGACACTATTAAGAAATCAAACCAACTGGGTGAATGGCAGAACATTGTAATTATGACCGAAGAACCAGAACTAAGCCCTGCCTACTTGATCAGTGAAGCAATGCGCAGAAGCAGAATGTCTCTATACTGTTAG
- the gfod1 gene encoding glucose-fructose oxidoreductase domain-containing protein 1 isoform X3 has protein sequence MMSAAHYYPKLMSIMGNVLRFLPAFVKMKQLIQEGYVGELLVCEVQVHSGSLLGKKYNWSCDDLMGGGGLHSVGTYIIDLLTFLTGQKAVKVHGLLKTFVKQTDHIKGIRQITSDDFCTFQMVLEGGVCCTVTLNFNVPGEFKQDIVVVGSSGRLIVIGTDLYGQSNNSQQKELLLKDSTPVSNALLPEKAFSDIPSPYLRGTIKMVQAVREAFEDQDDRRTWDGRPLTMAATFDDCLYALCVVDTIKKSNQLGEWQNIVIMTEEPELSPAYLISEAMRRSRMSLYC, from the coding sequence ATGATGTCTGCTGCCCACTATTATCCTAAGCTCATGAGCATTATGGGTAACGTTCTCCGCTTCCTGCCTGCCTTTGTGAAGATGAAGCAGCTGATCCAAGAGGGCTACGTTGGAGAGCTGCTGGTGTGTGAGGTACAGGTCCACAGTGGGAGCCTGCTGGGGAAAAAGTACAACTGGAGCTGCGATGACTTGATGGGCGGCGGAGGGTTGCACTCAGTTGGCACCTACATCATTGACCTTTTGACCTTCCTAACTGGCCAGAAGGCTGTCAAAGTCCATGGGCTGCTAAAGACCTTTGTGAAACAGACGGACCACATCAAGGGAATCCGCCAAATCACGAGCGATGACTTTTGTACTTTTCAAATGGTCCTGGAAGGAGGAGTGTGTTGCACTGTTACGCTCAACTTCAACGTGCCTGGGGAATTTAAACAGGATATCGTTGTGGTGGGTTCCAGTGGGCGGCTGATTGTGATAGGCACCGATTTATATGGGCAGAGCAATAACTCACAACAGAAGGAGCTTCTTTTGAAGGACTCCACGCCAGTCAGCAATGCCTTGTTACCGGAAAAGGCCTTCAGTGACATCCCGTCCCCTTACCTCCGGGGGACAATAAAGATGGTGCAAGCCGTCAGGGAGGCATTTGAGGATCAGGATGACCGGCGAACGTGGGATGGGCGACCGCTCACAATGGCTGCCACTTTTGATGACTGTCTATATGCTTTGTGTGTGGTGGACACTATTAAGAAATCAAACCAACTGGGTGAATGGCAGAACATTGTAATTATGACCGAAGAACCAGAACTAAGCCCTGCCTACTTGATCAGTGAAGCAATGCGCAGAAGCAGAATGTCTCTATACTGTTAG